In Gulosibacter molinativorax, a single window of DNA contains:
- a CDS encoding NAD-dependent succinate-semialdehyde dehydrogenase, with protein sequence MSDPRSHIDLLKERRRMGVYTTVNPATGEKVAEFSELTDEEATAALDQAGSAYTSWKQRALQERVAFVKRIAEIHREQREDLASLITLEMGKPITQARGEVDLVASIYDYYADHAEEFLADEPLDIAGPGTAVVKTEPVGVLVGIMPWNYPYYQVARFAAPNLILGNTILLKHARNCPQSALAIARVFSEAGLPEGVYTNLFSNNGQIADMIADPRVQGVSLTGSERAGSAVGEVAGRHMKKYVLELGGSDPFIVLDDADLDAAAAAAAVGRFSNVGQACTASKRFIVLDTVYDRFLEKFIEQSGTYVAGDPALESTKLGPLSSDSARQDFVDLVDDAIERGASVHLGGELPDSPGAFYPATVLSNVTKEMRAYTEELFGPAAVVHRATSDEDAISIANDSPFGLSGSVFSLDPERALRVANQIETGMMWINSTSKTAPDLPFGGIKASGVGRELARYGINEFANKKLIRIPHAEQ encoded by the coding sequence ATGAGTGATCCGCGTTCACACATCGATCTTTTGAAGGAGCGTCGTCGCATGGGTGTATATACGACCGTGAATCCAGCCACCGGAGAAAAGGTGGCAGAGTTTTCCGAACTCACCGACGAGGAGGCTACTGCCGCACTCGACCAAGCAGGGAGCGCCTACACGAGTTGGAAGCAAAGGGCGCTTCAGGAGCGTGTAGCTTTCGTCAAGCGCATCGCAGAAATTCATCGTGAACAGCGCGAAGATCTGGCCTCACTGATCACCTTGGAGATGGGCAAGCCCATCACACAAGCACGTGGCGAGGTCGACCTGGTCGCGAGTATCTACGATTACTACGCTGACCATGCGGAGGAGTTCCTCGCTGACGAGCCGCTCGACATCGCGGGGCCGGGTACTGCAGTGGTGAAGACCGAGCCGGTAGGTGTTCTGGTAGGCATCATGCCCTGGAACTACCCTTACTACCAGGTCGCACGATTCGCAGCACCGAACCTGATCCTGGGAAACACGATCCTCTTGAAGCACGCACGGAACTGTCCGCAGTCCGCCCTGGCTATCGCGCGCGTGTTCAGCGAGGCCGGCCTGCCCGAGGGCGTATACACGAATCTGTTTTCCAATAATGGACAGATCGCCGACATGATCGCCGACCCTCGCGTACAGGGCGTTTCCCTCACCGGTTCTGAGCGAGCTGGCTCAGCGGTCGGAGAAGTCGCCGGTCGCCACATGAAGAAGTACGTGCTGGAACTGGGTGGGTCTGACCCTTTCATCGTGCTCGATGATGCTGACCTCGATGCGGCGGCTGCCGCAGCAGCGGTCGGTCGCTTCTCCAACGTCGGTCAGGCCTGCACCGCCTCAAAGCGCTTCATCGTGCTCGATACGGTATACGACAGGTTCCTCGAGAAGTTCATTGAGCAGAGCGGCACCTATGTGGCGGGTGATCCTGCCCTGGAGTCCACGAAGCTGGGCCCGCTTTCCTCCGACTCGGCTCGGCAGGACTTCGTGGATCTCGTCGATGACGCCATCGAGCGCGGGGCGTCAGTCCACTTGGGTGGTGAACTTCCAGATTCTCCCGGGGCCTTCTATCCGGCCACGGTACTCTCGAATGTCACCAAGGAGATGCGCGCCTACACCGAAGAGCTGTTCGGCCCCGCCGCAGTAGTACATCGCGCAACTTCCGATGAAGACGCGATCTCGATCGCGAACGACTCCCCCTTCGGGCTCTCAGGATCGGTGTTCTCCCTGGATCCCGAACGTGCGCTGCGCGTCGCTAATCAGATCGAGACTGGGATGATGTGGATCAACAGCACAAGTAAGACTGCCCCAGATCTTCCGTTCGGTGGCATCAAGGCGTCGGGCGTGGGACGCGAGTTGGCACGATACGGCATTAACGAGTTCGCCAACAAGAAACTCATTCGCATTCCACACGCGGAACAGTAG
- a CDS encoding tyramine oxidase subunit B: protein MRDTSLQLRYLSEPELIGLGATDISRCTDVMCEVFSLLATGDYRMGGPNHSSHGIKVDFPLDPVFPGMPKHTSDRRFMAMPAYVGGKYRATGLKWYGSNIENAQRALPRSMHLVVLNDTDTGAPIAVMPGNLISAYRTGAVVGAGARYLARPDADSVAVIGPGVINQVAFRAILAARPGITRVFIAARSAASENAQKFVQMIRSEYPQVEQIEVVDSIRSAVAAADIVTVAATGLAGAENYPTFEGSWLRPGAYVAATSNIEVDTAFLRTGSRNVVDHTPLYEAYVANFTRPYHERLGALGVKYQDMLLDGELTSADIVEFGDVVDGRAPGYDSTRPSFFSIGGIPAEDVAWATELLWEAERRGVGTVLPIWDQPTLL, encoded by the coding sequence ATGCGCGACACGTCTCTCCAGTTGCGGTACCTCAGTGAGCCTGAACTCATCGGGCTTGGCGCGACGGATATTTCGCGGTGCACGGACGTAATGTGCGAGGTCTTTTCTCTTCTGGCGACTGGGGACTACCGGATGGGCGGGCCCAACCACAGCTCGCATGGGATCAAAGTTGATTTTCCCTTGGACCCGGTGTTCCCAGGCATGCCGAAGCATACGTCCGATCGACGCTTCATGGCGATGCCAGCCTACGTCGGTGGCAAGTATCGTGCGACTGGTCTCAAGTGGTATGGCTCAAACATCGAGAATGCGCAGAGGGCGCTGCCTCGGTCGATGCACCTTGTGGTCCTGAACGACACCGATACAGGTGCTCCGATTGCGGTGATGCCGGGAAATCTCATCAGCGCCTATCGCACAGGAGCGGTTGTGGGTGCGGGAGCGCGATATCTTGCCAGACCAGATGCGGATTCGGTGGCCGTGATTGGGCCGGGGGTTATCAACCAGGTTGCCTTTCGAGCGATTTTGGCGGCGCGGCCCGGCATTACTCGGGTTTTCATTGCAGCACGGTCAGCCGCGAGTGAAAATGCTCAGAAGTTCGTGCAGATGATCCGCTCTGAGTATCCGCAGGTCGAGCAGATCGAGGTCGTCGACTCGATCCGGTCGGCAGTCGCCGCGGCCGACATCGTCACTGTGGCGGCGACCGGATTAGCGGGTGCAGAGAACTACCCAACATTCGAGGGATCCTGGCTGCGACCAGGCGCTTACGTCGCGGCGACATCGAACATCGAAGTCGATACAGCCTTCTTGCGGACAGGTTCTCGCAACGTTGTGGACCACACCCCGCTCTACGAAGCATACGTCGCGAACTTTACTCGCCCGTACCATGAGCGGCTCGGTGCACTCGGCGTCAAGTACCAGGACATGCTTCTGGATGGCGAGCTGACATCTGCCGACATCGTCGAGTTCGGGGATGTCGTTGACGGCCGTGCGCCAGGGTATGACTCGACCCGCCCGTCATTCTTCTCAATCGGAGGAATACCAGCCGAGGACGTTGCCTGGGCGACCGAGCTCCTCTGGGAGGCTGAGCGGCGAGGTGTCGGCACGGTACTGCCCATCTGGGATCAACCAACCCTGCTGTAG
- the solA gene encoding N-methyl-L-tryptophan oxidase, protein MVAWQLSQRAGGRVIGVEQHGIAHAYGAYAGESRLFRTAAYEGDHYTPLLMQSQRLWRELEQESGQDIYLQVGALTIAPSGSPKINSTLQAAERFSLPHEYLEGRELRNRFPQHDFDDDDVAVLDLGGGGLRPERAVLSATEAATQAGIEVWQHTTVVSIEEHHGRHLVSTTRGEILAEKIVLTAGPWGQQLLPELKSFTRVKSVPLTWFMPKQIEHFLPERFPVFVRDRGTTHLFGAPSLEGYAVKISRAAFPDWPLVDDVADIQKEHTRAELAETSQLATSYFPGLHPEPVRHSIHPDSYTADLTPIIDFSADGSRVIISGLSGRGFKFAPVLGSIAADLIHTGTSNLFEPERFSLAAHYRKLDH, encoded by the coding sequence ATGGTTGCGTGGCAGCTGTCACAGCGTGCAGGCGGCCGTGTCATCGGAGTCGAACAACATGGCATTGCTCATGCCTACGGCGCTTATGCCGGTGAATCACGACTGTTCCGCACCGCCGCTTACGAGGGCGACCACTACACCCCCTTGCTCATGCAGTCGCAGCGGCTGTGGCGCGAACTCGAGCAGGAATCTGGCCAGGACATCTATCTGCAGGTCGGTGCGCTCACGATCGCTCCAAGTGGGTCTCCGAAGATCAACAGTACGCTTCAGGCCGCAGAGCGTTTCTCTCTCCCCCACGAGTATCTGGAGGGTAGGGAGCTTCGCAATCGGTTCCCTCAGCACGACTTTGACGACGACGATGTTGCCGTCCTTGACCTCGGTGGCGGTGGCCTGCGCCCGGAACGAGCAGTCCTGTCCGCTACCGAGGCCGCCACGCAAGCCGGCATCGAGGTCTGGCAACACACCACGGTCGTCAGCATCGAAGAGCATCACGGGCGTCACCTTGTCAGCACGACTCGCGGTGAAATCCTCGCCGAAAAAATTGTTCTCACCGCGGGGCCTTGGGGACAGCAGTTATTACCCGAACTGAAATCTTTCACCCGGGTGAAAAGCGTCCCGCTGACCTGGTTCATGCCCAAGCAGATCGAGCACTTCCTCCCGGAGCGTTTCCCTGTCTTTGTGCGTGATCGAGGAACTACCCACCTCTTTGGTGCACCGAGCCTCGAAGGCTATGCCGTGAAGATCAGTCGGGCTGCATTCCCTGACTGGCCGCTCGTAGACGATGTCGCTGATATCCAAAAGGAGCACACCCGTGCCGAGCTGGCCGAGACTTCACAGCTCGCGACTTCCTACTTCCCGGGGCTTCACCCGGAGCCGGTCCGGCACAGCATCCATCCGGACAGCTACACGGCCGATCTCACTCCAATCATCGACTTTTCTGCCGACGGCAGTCGCGTGATCATCTCGGGTTTGTCGGGACGAGGCTTCAAATTCGCCCCGGTGCTTGGCAGCATCGCAGCCGACCTTATCCACACCGGGACAAGCAATCTGTTCGAGCCTGAACGATTCAGCCTCGCAGCGCACTACCGCAAGCTCGATCACTAA
- a CDS encoding flavin monoamine oxidase family protein has product MQEITRDVVIIGAGPAGLTAARRLQQAGKSVVVLEARDRVGGRTWSDTIDGTFLEIGGQWIAPEQTAIQDLAAELGLELFQRHRDGDSVFIDKEGTRHVFTGEFPVNPETLKEIHKLRSELTRLSLEVDPAAPWNHPRASEYDEITFDAWLRTQSDDAEARLIVGNFISGAMLTKPKHSFSLLQAMFFGASAGSFENLVDEDILLDKRVVGGMQGVSIRMAQELGSDTVFLENPVRELHWNDSGTGAPAAVTAITDSMKVTASHAILAVPPNLYSRIQYVPALPRTQQVAHQHHSMGLVIKVHASYDRPFWREQGLAGTGFGYYNVVQDIYDNTNHGDERGTLVGFIVERDAEKVWAMPEDERRATILNSLAEYLGDEALSPVAFYLSDFGAEEWTRGAYGCSYDLGGLSRWGATQNQPVGPIFFASSDIQGFGYQHVDGAVRIGQDTAARIVESTNSAAVGR; this is encoded by the coding sequence ATGCAGGAAATCACTCGTGACGTCGTCATCATCGGAGCAGGCCCGGCCGGTCTCACTGCAGCCCGGCGCCTGCAGCAGGCAGGCAAGTCTGTAGTGGTATTGGAGGCCCGCGATCGTGTCGGCGGCCGAACCTGGTCCGACACCATCGACGGCACCTTCCTCGAGATTGGCGGCCAGTGGATCGCCCCCGAACAGACAGCAATCCAGGATCTTGCGGCCGAACTCGGACTCGAGCTGTTCCAGCGGCACCGCGACGGCGATTCCGTGTTCATCGATAAGGAAGGCACCCGCCACGTCTTCACCGGCGAGTTCCCCGTAAACCCCGAGACGCTCAAGGAAATCCACAAGCTCCGCTCAGAGCTGACCCGCCTCTCACTCGAGGTTGACCCCGCAGCACCCTGGAATCATCCCCGCGCCTCGGAGTACGACGAGATCACCTTTGACGCATGGTTGCGGACACAGAGCGACGACGCCGAAGCACGACTCATCGTCGGAAACTTCATCTCCGGCGCGATGCTCACGAAACCCAAGCACAGCTTCTCCCTGCTGCAAGCAATGTTCTTCGGCGCATCAGCAGGCTCCTTCGAGAACCTGGTGGATGAGGACATCTTGCTCGACAAGCGCGTCGTGGGCGGCATGCAAGGCGTCTCCATCCGCATGGCACAGGAACTCGGTTCCGACACGGTGTTCCTCGAGAATCCCGTCCGCGAGCTGCACTGGAATGACTCCGGCACAGGCGCCCCTGCCGCAGTGACAGCGATTACTGACAGCATGAAGGTCACAGCCTCCCACGCCATTCTCGCGGTACCGCCGAACTTGTACTCGCGTATCCAGTACGTGCCCGCTCTCCCCCGCACCCAGCAAGTCGCGCACCAACATCACTCGATGGGTCTCGTCATCAAGGTTCACGCCTCTTACGACCGTCCTTTCTGGCGCGAACAAGGCCTGGCCGGTACCGGCTTCGGATACTACAACGTCGTCCAGGACATCTACGACAACACGAACCACGGAGACGAACGGGGCACCCTCGTCGGCTTCATCGTCGAGCGTGACGCAGAGAAAGTCTGGGCGATGCCGGAAGACGAGCGTCGAGCCACGATCCTGAACTCACTCGCTGAGTATCTCGGGGACGAAGCCCTCAGCCCTGTTGCGTTCTACCTCTCCGATTTTGGGGCAGAAGAATGGACTCGCGGCGCCTACGGCTGCAGCTATGACCTCGGGGGCCTGAGCCGCTGGGGCGCCACTCAGAATCAGCCCGTGGGACCGATCTTCTTCGCAAGCTCCGATATTCAGGGGTTCGGGTACCAGCATGTCGACGGTGCGGTGCGCATCGGTCAGGACACCGCGGCACGAATTGTCGAGTCCACAAATTCAGCCGCAGTAGGTCGGTGA
- a CDS encoding APC family permease → MREPTTTTKSLTLKGLQKGKIGAFAGAIIGIASIAPAYTMTSGTGPAISVAGLQTPFILLVGSIPMLFVLMGYRELNRSMPDSGSTFTWSSRAFGPWIGWLGGWGLVASTALVLSNLAAVAVDFLFIALSQLFNAPEIADLTRNLWINIPVVALLTGLAAYVAYRGLEETKRLQYALVGLQGIALGWFVIAAIVKIANGDAYDYTPVSLDWFNPALLGENGFSFSVLMAGLSLSIFMFWGWDVILTMNEETKDPRRTPGRAALLTIGMIIVTYLVVSIVLLSFAGIGTTGLGTGNPDIQESLFAAIAPEIMGPFALLMSTAIFASSTAALQATLVSPSRTLQAMSHYGAVPKTFGRLSKYKTPGAATLWAATASVVFYVIMRIISEDALWDTITAMGIMVCFYYGITGLAAFWYFRGTWFVNLGNFFRRFLLPLLGGLSLLTMFGKTLYDSATDPDFGSGNMLFATTLADGSTEGGVGVVFVAGVVILGGGGLLMLIYSFVNPGFFRGKQIEVGSVLQETEMTPFMGDSHGPVREKQALQAD, encoded by the coding sequence ATGCGAGAACCCACGACCACGACGAAGAGCCTCACGCTCAAAGGACTACAAAAAGGCAAGATCGGCGCATTCGCAGGTGCGATCATTGGTATCGCGAGTATCGCACCTGCATACACGATGACCTCAGGCACTGGCCCCGCGATTTCAGTGGCAGGGCTCCAGACCCCTTTCATTCTTCTCGTGGGCAGCATCCCGATGCTGTTTGTGCTCATGGGGTACCGGGAGTTGAACAGGTCGATGCCGGACTCTGGATCGACGTTCACCTGGTCCTCACGCGCGTTCGGCCCCTGGATCGGCTGGCTTGGCGGATGGGGACTCGTCGCTTCAACGGCTCTCGTGTTGTCAAATCTTGCTGCTGTCGCAGTGGACTTCCTCTTCATCGCGTTATCGCAGCTCTTCAACGCACCGGAGATTGCAGATCTCACCCGTAACCTGTGGATCAACATCCCAGTGGTCGCCCTGCTCACCGGACTCGCCGCCTACGTCGCCTACCGGGGTCTTGAAGAGACGAAACGTCTTCAGTACGCCCTCGTCGGGCTGCAAGGTATTGCTCTTGGCTGGTTTGTGATCGCGGCGATCGTGAAGATCGCGAACGGAGACGCCTACGACTACACCCCCGTGAGCCTGGACTGGTTCAACCCGGCCTTGCTCGGGGAGAACGGATTCAGCTTCTCTGTACTCATGGCGGGTCTCTCGCTTTCGATTTTTATGTTCTGGGGCTGGGATGTCATCCTCACCATGAATGAGGAAACAAAGGATCCACGCCGCACCCCGGGACGGGCAGCGCTACTCACCATCGGCATGATCATTGTCACCTATCTCGTCGTGTCAATCGTCCTGCTCAGCTTCGCGGGCATCGGCACCACAGGCCTGGGCACAGGTAATCCAGATATTCAGGAATCGCTTTTCGCAGCCATCGCACCAGAGATCATGGGGCCGTTCGCGCTACTCATGTCCACTGCCATCTTCGCTAGTTCGACAGCCGCGCTCCAAGCAACACTGGTATCTCCGTCCAGGACCCTCCAAGCGATGTCGCACTACGGTGCAGTGCCGAAAACCTTCGGTCGACTCTCCAAGTACAAGACTCCCGGCGCCGCGACACTCTGGGCTGCGACGGCCTCGGTCGTGTTCTACGTCATCATGCGCATCATCTCAGAGGACGCACTTTGGGACACGATTACTGCGATGGGAATCATGGTGTGCTTCTATTACGGCATCACCGGCCTTGCAGCCTTCTGGTACTTCCGCGGAACCTGGTTCGTAAACCTGGGCAACTTCTTTCGGCGGTTCCTTCTGCCGCTGCTGGGAGGGCTCTCACTCCTCACGATGTTCGGAAAAACGCTCTACGACTCCGCCACCGACCCAGATTTCGGCTCCGGCAACATGCTTTTCGCTACAACCCTTGCTGACGGCAGCACCGAGGGCGGCGTCGGAGTTGTCTTCGTTGCCGGTGTCGTGATTCTTGGCGGCGGCGGGCTCCTCATGCTGATCTATTCTTTCGTGAACCCTGGCTTCTTCCGAGGCAAGCAAATCGAAGTCGGGTCAGTGCTCCAAGAGACAGAGATGACTCCATTTATGGGTGATTCGCACGGGCCTGTCAGAGAGAAGCAGGCACTCCAGGCTGATTAA
- a CDS encoding GntR family transcriptional regulator: MQTIERTSPIPYYEQLFDILKARIEGGDFPAEERLPSELELCREFGLARATVRQTLAKLETEGYARRVARRGVFATTPEPASGWIVQDAEGFLESQIRHGRTGIETTVVDAGFRAAPEHVLEELRLAETDRIFAIDRIRRLDGEIAMFSTNWFPPDAGAVIADAHDVLDGTGSVNNTLRQAGFITEAARRVIHATAAPPDVAEHLDVPTGHPVMRIRSLSWDQSGRRFDYYETWVLTDTVPLEVNVTAA; the protein is encoded by the coding sequence ATGCAGACGATCGAACGAACCTCTCCCATCCCCTACTACGAGCAACTGTTCGACATCCTCAAGGCGCGCATCGAGGGCGGCGACTTTCCCGCCGAAGAGCGGCTGCCGAGCGAGCTGGAGTTGTGCCGCGAGTTCGGCCTTGCCCGTGCCACGGTGCGTCAGACCCTCGCGAAGCTGGAGACCGAAGGCTACGCACGCCGGGTCGCGCGGCGCGGCGTGTTCGCGACGACACCGGAGCCGGCGTCTGGCTGGATCGTGCAGGATGCTGAGGGCTTCCTGGAGTCACAGATCCGCCACGGCCGCACCGGAATTGAGACGACGGTCGTAGACGCAGGATTCCGCGCCGCGCCCGAACATGTCCTCGAGGAGCTGAGACTAGCGGAAACCGACCGGATCTTCGCGATCGATCGGATTCGGCGTCTCGACGGGGAGATCGCGATGTTCAGCACGAACTGGTTCCCTCCGGATGCCGGCGCGGTGATCGCCGATGCCCATGACGTACTCGATGGTACGGGATCAGTCAACAACACGTTGCGACAGGCGGGATTCATCACGGAGGCCGCGCGCCGAGTCATCCACGCGACCGCTGCACCGCCGGACGTCGCCGAGCATCTCGATGTTCCGACCGGTCACCCGGTCATGCGGATTCGCTCGCTTTCATGGGATCAGAGCGGCCGCCGCTTCGACTATTACGAAACGTGGGTACTCACGGACACCGTGCCCCTTGAGGTGAATGTCACCGCGGCCTGA
- a CDS encoding FGGY-family carbohydrate kinase encodes MARHRRRDAARAHGPAGNHAARGGDVGARLHRLSRFTRCAGRVGRFVTVAARQPPAEEARSVHSTRRNRVACGVDVGSTNVKVVLLAPDGEVVARVGRLTPRDAQGLCIEGATLLSTVESMMAEACADRFEVHAVCVAGMGEDGMLVDERLVPLTPALAWFDPRRQGVLHSLRPDLPADETFDTVEDAARTLAGWAWARRQIGVRRAHSWLAVADFPSAHWTKRPFLSDTLASRTGAWRAWDRAWATERVAPTLGEFSLLPPVLAAGDVVGSFDHAFLLAPDAVARDAIVVVGGHDHPVGGWGVEQMAPGAVLDSMGTAEVVVAQRPEPPALRDSTVDVDLAPGIQSAGTTLLRVEELSRNVAWASQDPEVAAAIQEILAGHTAPAGSLDSAYFLPGTRGGGSPSYVLDAPRNPRARATAVLGALAHLGRDAVDAVSRGSAAHSGVRLAGGWARSQGWVAIKESVNGYRTERVGELEVTAVGAAMLAATARGWDPDPAIALGA; translated from the coding sequence ATGGCCCGTCACCGTCGAAGAGATGCCGCCCGCGCCCATGGACCGGCAGGTAATCATGCAGCACGCGGCGGCGATGTCGGCGCTCGGCTACACCGACTGAGCCGATTCACCCGCTGCGCGGGTCGCGTCGGTAGATTTGTGACTGTCGCGGCTCGTCAACCACCCGCGGAGGAGGCAAGATCTGTGCACAGCACCCGACGGAATCGTGTCGCGTGTGGTGTGGACGTCGGCAGCACTAATGTCAAGGTCGTCCTTCTCGCCCCCGATGGTGAGGTGGTAGCTCGGGTCGGCCGGCTCACTCCACGCGATGCGCAGGGGTTGTGTATCGAGGGGGCTACGCTTCTATCGACCGTGGAGAGCATGATGGCCGAGGCGTGCGCCGACCGCTTCGAAGTGCACGCTGTTTGCGTAGCAGGCATGGGGGAGGACGGCATGTTGGTCGACGAGCGATTGGTGCCTTTGACGCCAGCCCTGGCATGGTTCGACCCGCGGCGACAGGGAGTGCTGCACAGTCTCCGCCCGGACCTGCCTGCCGACGAAACTTTCGACACCGTGGAGGACGCGGCACGTACCCTGGCCGGTTGGGCGTGGGCGCGCCGGCAGATCGGTGTGCGCCGGGCGCACAGTTGGTTGGCGGTCGCCGACTTTCCTAGCGCCCACTGGACGAAGCGGCCCTTCCTCAGTGATACCCTCGCCTCCCGGACCGGCGCGTGGCGTGCGTGGGACCGCGCTTGGGCGACAGAGCGGGTGGCTCCGACGTTGGGGGAATTCTCACTACTGCCCCCGGTGCTGGCCGCCGGCGACGTTGTCGGATCATTCGATCACGCCTTCTTGCTTGCACCAGACGCGGTCGCGAGGGATGCGATTGTCGTGGTGGGTGGGCATGACCATCCGGTCGGGGGATGGGGTGTGGAACAGATGGCTCCGGGAGCGGTGCTGGACTCGATGGGGACAGCGGAGGTTGTGGTAGCGCAACGTCCCGAACCGCCAGCGTTGCGGGACTCCACGGTCGACGTCGATCTTGCACCGGGGATCCAGTCCGCAGGAACGACACTCTTGCGCGTGGAGGAGCTCAGCCGCAACGTGGCCTGGGCCTCACAGGATCCGGAAGTGGCTGCAGCGATCCAGGAGATCCTCGCCGGTCACACGGCACCGGCGGGGAGCCTGGACAGCGCCTACTTCTTGCCCGGCACTCGGGGAGGGGGGAGCCCGTCGTATGTACTCGATGCGCCGCGGAATCCGCGGGCTCGGGCGACAGCCGTGCTCGGCGCCTTGGCGCACCTGGGAAGGGACGCGGTGGACGCGGTTAGCCGCGGATCTGCCGCGCACAGCGGCGTGCGCCTTGCTGGCGGGTGGGCCAGGTCGCAGGGGTGGGTGGCGATTAAGGAGAGCGTGAATGGTTACCGTACCGAGCGCGTTGGGGAACTCGAGGTGACTGCAGTGGGGGCGGCGATGCTTGCCGCGACGGCGCGCGGATGGGATCCCGACCCCGCCATCGCGCTGGGTGCCTGA